In Lates calcarifer isolate ASB-BC8 linkage group LG4, TLL_Latcal_v3, whole genome shotgun sequence, a genomic segment contains:
- the LOC108884928 gene encoding E3 ubiquitin-protein ligase TRIM63 isoform X2 produces MESLEKQLVCPICLEMFTKPVVILPCQHNLCRKCANDIFQASNPYLSTRSGSTVTSGGRFRCPSCRHEVVLDRHGVYGLQRNLLVENIIDMYKQGTTSKPSPEPKVEQPMCEEHEDEKINIYCVSCSVPTCSLCKVFGAHKDCEVAPLHNVFTKQKAELTDCVSMLVGNNERIQAIISQLEETCRAVNENGSRQKSKVCETFDHLFALLEEKKGEMTLRITCEQEEKLDYIRGLRKKYSEHMENTAKLLETSIQTLDESEMAVFLQTAKPLLQKIVEGTNTSHLDKLQHGYENMDHFTANFDRQRRALTNVDFIKVDEDDDDDDEDEVEVRGSLAGSRVEPQVHAAPAAAAANQQPPLSPVQPAGVQLSASPPQRPSDAPPPPSTSITKSPAPSPNTQAPPPLPLPTASPTPQVQTEQQNESEDKDGPKHVFSFSWLNQK; encoded by the exons ATGGAGAGTCTGGAGAAGCAGCTCGTCTGTCCCATCTGTCTGGAGATGTTCACCAAGCCCGTGGTCATCCTGCCCTGCCAACACAACCTCTGCCGCAAGTGTGCCAACGACATCTTCCAG GCGTCCAATCCCTACCTGTCGACGAGGAGCGGCTCCACGGTGACGTCCGGTGGCCGTTTCCGCTGCCCATCCTGTCGCCATGAGGTGGTCCTGGACCGACACGGAGTCTACGGCCTGCAGAGGAACCTGCTGGTGGAGAACATCATCGACATGTACAAACAGGGCACTACCAG tAAACCGTCCCCAGAGCCGAAGGTGGAGCAGCCGATGTGTGAGGAGCATGAAGACGAGAAGATCAACATCTACTGTGTGAGCTGCAGCGTTCCCACCTGTTCTCTGTGTAAGGTGTTCGGAGCGCACAAGGATTGTGAGGTTGCACCGCTACACAACGTTTTCACCAAGCAGAAg gcagagTTGACAGACTGTGTGTCCATGCTCGTTGGGAACAATGAGAGGATTCAGGCGATCATCAGTCAGCTGGAGGAAACCTGCAGAGCTGTTAAT GAGAACGGCAGCAGACAGAAGTCAAAGGTGTGCGAGACATTCGATCACCTGTTCGCTCtcctggaggagaagaaaggtgAGATGACTCTGAGGATCACCTGTGAACAGGAAGAGAAACTGGACTACATCCGAGGTCTGAGGAAGAAGTACAGCGAGCACATGGAGAACACGGCCAAGCTGCTGGAGACCTCGATCCAGACCCTGGACGAGTCTGAGATGGCCGTGTTCCTGCAG ACGGCCAAACCTCTGCTACAGAA GATCGTGGAGGGCACCAACACATCTCACCTGGATAAACTCCAACATGGCTATGAGAACATGGATCACTTCACGGCTAACTTTGATCGTCAGAGGCGAGCGCTAACCAACGTTGACTTCatcaaag TTGATGaagacgatgatgatgatgatgaagatgaggtGGAGGTCAGAGGGTCGTTGGCAGGAAGTCGAGTTGAGCCACAGGTGCACGCTGCACCTGCAGCAGCCGCAGCCAATCAGCAGCCTCCTCTGTCACCTGTTCAGCCTGCAGGTGTTCAGCTCTCAGCCTCGCCCCCCCAGAGACCCTCGGACGCTCCACCCCCGCCTTCGACCTCCATTACAAAAAGCCCCGCCCCCTCGCCAAACACACAGGCCCCGCCCCCTCTACCCCTCCCTACGGCCAGCCCCACCCCTCAG GTtcagactgagcagcagaacGAGTCCGAGGACAAAGACGGACCCAAACACGTTTTCTCCTTCAGCTGGCTTAACCAGAAGTAA
- the LOC108884928 gene encoding E3 ubiquitin-protein ligase TRIM63 isoform X1, whose amino-acid sequence MESLEKQLVCPICLEMFTKPVVILPCQHNLCRKCANDIFQASNPYLSTRSGSTVTSGGRFRCPSCRHEVVLDRHGVYGLQRNLLVENIIDMYKQGTTSSKPSPEPKVEQPMCEEHEDEKINIYCVSCSVPTCSLCKVFGAHKDCEVAPLHNVFTKQKAELTDCVSMLVGNNERIQAIISQLEETCRAVNENGSRQKSKVCETFDHLFALLEEKKGEMTLRITCEQEEKLDYIRGLRKKYSEHMENTAKLLETSIQTLDESEMAVFLQTAKPLLQKIVEGTNTSHLDKLQHGYENMDHFTANFDRQRRALTNVDFIKVDEDDDDDDEDEVEVRGSLAGSRVEPQVHAAPAAAAANQQPPLSPVQPAGVQLSASPPQRPSDAPPPPSTSITKSPAPSPNTQAPPPLPLPTASPTPQVQTEQQNESEDKDGPKHVFSFSWLNQK is encoded by the exons ATGGAGAGTCTGGAGAAGCAGCTCGTCTGTCCCATCTGTCTGGAGATGTTCACCAAGCCCGTGGTCATCCTGCCCTGCCAACACAACCTCTGCCGCAAGTGTGCCAACGACATCTTCCAG GCGTCCAATCCCTACCTGTCGACGAGGAGCGGCTCCACGGTGACGTCCGGTGGCCGTTTCCGCTGCCCATCCTGTCGCCATGAGGTGGTCCTGGACCGACACGGAGTCTACGGCCTGCAGAGGAACCTGCTGGTGGAGAACATCATCGACATGTACAAACAGGGCACTACCAG cagtAAACCGTCCCCAGAGCCGAAGGTGGAGCAGCCGATGTGTGAGGAGCATGAAGACGAGAAGATCAACATCTACTGTGTGAGCTGCAGCGTTCCCACCTGTTCTCTGTGTAAGGTGTTCGGAGCGCACAAGGATTGTGAGGTTGCACCGCTACACAACGTTTTCACCAAGCAGAAg gcagagTTGACAGACTGTGTGTCCATGCTCGTTGGGAACAATGAGAGGATTCAGGCGATCATCAGTCAGCTGGAGGAAACCTGCAGAGCTGTTAAT GAGAACGGCAGCAGACAGAAGTCAAAGGTGTGCGAGACATTCGATCACCTGTTCGCTCtcctggaggagaagaaaggtgAGATGACTCTGAGGATCACCTGTGAACAGGAAGAGAAACTGGACTACATCCGAGGTCTGAGGAAGAAGTACAGCGAGCACATGGAGAACACGGCCAAGCTGCTGGAGACCTCGATCCAGACCCTGGACGAGTCTGAGATGGCCGTGTTCCTGCAG ACGGCCAAACCTCTGCTACAGAA GATCGTGGAGGGCACCAACACATCTCACCTGGATAAACTCCAACATGGCTATGAGAACATGGATCACTTCACGGCTAACTTTGATCGTCAGAGGCGAGCGCTAACCAACGTTGACTTCatcaaag TTGATGaagacgatgatgatgatgatgaagatgaggtGGAGGTCAGAGGGTCGTTGGCAGGAAGTCGAGTTGAGCCACAGGTGCACGCTGCACCTGCAGCAGCCGCAGCCAATCAGCAGCCTCCTCTGTCACCTGTTCAGCCTGCAGGTGTTCAGCTCTCAGCCTCGCCCCCCCAGAGACCCTCGGACGCTCCACCCCCGCCTTCGACCTCCATTACAAAAAGCCCCGCCCCCTCGCCAAACACACAGGCCCCGCCCCCTCTACCCCTCCCTACGGCCAGCCCCACCCCTCAG GTtcagactgagcagcagaacGAGTCCGAGGACAAAGACGGACCCAAACACGTTTTCTCCTTCAGCTGGCTTAACCAGAAGTAA
- the LOC108884930 gene encoding corticoliberin-1, with translation MKLNVLLWVVALLALLLPRSADCRPSIAPTAHRLLPQPLLLRLGEEFSLRLGGAGLSSSSSAVNRVLLQLTQRLLQARAEQQQQQEEEGEGEEKGKRSEEPPISLDLTFHLLREVLEMARAEQIAQQADSNRRMMDTFGK, from the coding sequence ATGAAGCTGAATGTGCTGTTGTGGGTCGTGGCTCTgctcgctctcctcctccctcgctCCGCTGACTGTCGACCCTCCATCGCTCCCACCGCCCACCGCCTCCTCCCCCAACCCCTGCTCCTCCGCCTGGGGGAGGAGTTCTCCCTCCGGCTGGGTGGAGCTGgactttcctcctcctcctcagcggTGAACCGGgttctgctgcagctcacacagCGCCTCCTGCAGGCCCGGgcggagcagcagcagcagcaggaggaggagggagaaggggaggagaaggggaagaGGTCTGAGGAGCCTCCCATCTCTCTGGACCTGACGTTCCACCTCCTCAGGGAGGTTCTGGAGATGGCACGGGCCGAGCAGATCGCCCAGCAGGCCGACAGCAACCGCAGGATGATGGACACGTTTGGAAAATAA
- the adhfe1 gene encoding hydroxyacid-oxoacid transhydrogenase, mitochondrial isoform X2: MAGRDRVVHLLRQLERAACRCPAHSNTFHQGAGAATCTVRKTDYAFEMASSNIRYGEGVSREIGMDLQNLGARNVCLMTDRNLSHLPPVKAVLESLSKNGVKYKVYDNVRVEPTDTSFKEAISFAKKDSFDVFVAVGGGSVIDTCKAANLYACHPDADFLDFVNAPIGKGKPVTGALKPLIAVPTTAGTGSETTGVAIFDYEPLKAKTGIASRAIRPTLGIVDPTHTLSMPERVTANSGFDVLCHALESYTALPYNQRSPCPPNPINRPAYQGSNPISDVWSRHALNVVAKYMKRAVRDPEDLEARSSMHLASVFAGIGFGNAGVHLCHGMSYPIAGNVKTHSAMGYNVDHPLVPHGLSVVLTSPAVFNFTAPMCPERHLDAAEILGTCSPVHTFTCSHLHLFTPSPVYLFTQCLTT, encoded by the exons ATGGCGGGACGCGACCGGGTCGTTCACCTACTCCGGCAGCTCGAGCGCGCGGC GTGCAGATGCCCTGCTCACTCCAACACCTTCCATCAAG gagctggagctgcCACATGCACCGTCCGCAAAACTGACTACGCCTTCGAG ATGGCGAGTTCCAACATCAGATATGGAGAAGGAGTCAGCAGAGAGATCGGCATG gaccttcagaacctTGGAGCCCGGAACGTCTGCCTGATGACAGACAGGAACTTGTCCCACCTCCCCCCCGTGAAGGCCGTCCTGGAGTCTCTGTCCAAGAACGGAGTCAAGTACAAAGTCTACGACAACGTGCGGGTGGAGCCCACTGACACCAG ttttaaaGAGGCCATTTCGTTTGCTAAAAAGGACTCGTTCGACGTGTTTGTGGCAGTGGGCGGCGGCTCTGTCATTGACACCTGTAAGGCAGCCAACCTGTACGCCTGTCACCCCGACGCTGACTTCCTGGACTTCGTCAACGCTCCGATCGGTAAAGGGAAGCCGGTCACTGGAGCTCTGAAGCCACTCATCGcag TTCCTACGACTGCAGGCACCGGCAGTGAGACCACCGGCGTCGCCATCTTTGACTACGAACCTCTGAAGGCAAAAACAG GTATTGCCAGCAGAGCCATCAGACCCACACTGGGCATCGTGGACCCAACGCACACACTGAGCATGCCCGAACGAGTCACCGCCAACAGTGGCTTTGACGTCCTCTG tCATGCTCTGGAGTCGTACACCGCCCTCCCCTACAACCAGAGGAGCCCCTGCCCCCCCAACCCCATCAACCGCCCCGCCTACCAGGGCAGCAACCCCATCAGTGACGTCTGGTCCCGCCACGCCCTCAACGTGGTTGCCAAGTACATGAAACG AGCGGTACGGGACCCTGAGGACCTGGAGGCACGGTCCAGCATGCACCTGGCCAGTGTTTTCGCTGGGATTGGGTTTGGAAACGCTGGAGTTCACCTGTG TCACGGGATGTCGTATCCAATCGCCGGGAACGTGAAGACTCACTCAGCCATGGGTTACAATGTGGACCACCCCCTGGTG cctcaTGGTCTCTCTGTCGTCCTCACGTCTCCGGCCGTCTTCAACTTCACCGCCCCAATGTGTCCAGAGCGTCACCTGGACGCTGCAGAGATCCTCGgtacctgttcacctgttcacacCTTCACCTGTTCACACCTTCACCTGTTCACTCCTTCACCTGTTTACCTGTTCACACAGTGTCTTACAACATAA
- the adhfe1 gene encoding hydroxyacid-oxoacid transhydrogenase, mitochondrial isoform X1, whose protein sequence is MAGRDRVVHLLRQLERAACRCPAHSNTFHQGAGAATCTVRKTDYAFEMASSNIRYGEGVSREIGMDLQNLGARNVCLMTDRNLSHLPPVKAVLESLSKNGVKYKVYDNVRVEPTDTSFKEAISFAKKDSFDVFVAVGGGSVIDTCKAANLYACHPDADFLDFVNAPIGKGKPVTGALKPLIAVPTTAGTGSETTGVAIFDYEPLKAKTGIASRAIRPTLGIVDPTHTLSMPERVTANSGFDVLCHALESYTALPYNQRSPCPPNPINRPAYQGSNPISDVWSRHALNVVAKYMKRAVRDPEDLEARSSMHLASVFAGIGFGNAGVHLCHGMSYPIAGNVKTHSAMGYNVDHPLVPHGLSVVLTSPAVFNFTAPMCPERHLDAAEILGADIRQVKRADAGAVLADTLRQFLFELQVEDGLRAVGYNDDDIPALVKGTIPQERVTKLSPREHTEEDLTELFAASMKLY, encoded by the exons ATGGCGGGACGCGACCGGGTCGTTCACCTACTCCGGCAGCTCGAGCGCGCGGC GTGCAGATGCCCTGCTCACTCCAACACCTTCCATCAAG gagctggagctgcCACATGCACCGTCCGCAAAACTGACTACGCCTTCGAG ATGGCGAGTTCCAACATCAGATATGGAGAAGGAGTCAGCAGAGAGATCGGCATG gaccttcagaacctTGGAGCCCGGAACGTCTGCCTGATGACAGACAGGAACTTGTCCCACCTCCCCCCCGTGAAGGCCGTCCTGGAGTCTCTGTCCAAGAACGGAGTCAAGTACAAAGTCTACGACAACGTGCGGGTGGAGCCCACTGACACCAG ttttaaaGAGGCCATTTCGTTTGCTAAAAAGGACTCGTTCGACGTGTTTGTGGCAGTGGGCGGCGGCTCTGTCATTGACACCTGTAAGGCAGCCAACCTGTACGCCTGTCACCCCGACGCTGACTTCCTGGACTTCGTCAACGCTCCGATCGGTAAAGGGAAGCCGGTCACTGGAGCTCTGAAGCCACTCATCGcag TTCCTACGACTGCAGGCACCGGCAGTGAGACCACCGGCGTCGCCATCTTTGACTACGAACCTCTGAAGGCAAAAACAG GTATTGCCAGCAGAGCCATCAGACCCACACTGGGCATCGTGGACCCAACGCACACACTGAGCATGCCCGAACGAGTCACCGCCAACAGTGGCTTTGACGTCCTCTG tCATGCTCTGGAGTCGTACACCGCCCTCCCCTACAACCAGAGGAGCCCCTGCCCCCCCAACCCCATCAACCGCCCCGCCTACCAGGGCAGCAACCCCATCAGTGACGTCTGGTCCCGCCACGCCCTCAACGTGGTTGCCAAGTACATGAAACG AGCGGTACGGGACCCTGAGGACCTGGAGGCACGGTCCAGCATGCACCTGGCCAGTGTTTTCGCTGGGATTGGGTTTGGAAACGCTGGAGTTCACCTGTG TCACGGGATGTCGTATCCAATCGCCGGGAACGTGAAGACTCACTCAGCCATGGGTTACAATGTGGACCACCCCCTGGTG cctcaTGGTCTCTCTGTCGTCCTCACGTCTCCGGCCGTCTTCAACTTCACCGCCCCAATGTGTCCAGAGCGTCACCTGGACGCTGCAGAGATCCTCG GTGCAGATATCCGGCAGGTGAAGCGGGCGGATGCCGGTGCAGTTCTGGCCGATACTCTGCGTCAGTTCCTGTttgagctgcaggtggaggacgGACTCAGAGCTGTGGGATACAACGACGACGACATCCCAGCTCTGGTCAAAGGAACCATCCCCCAG GAGCGGGTGACGAAGCTCTCTCCCAGAGAACACACTGAGGAGGATCTGACTGAACTGTTCGCTGCCTCCATGAAACTCTACTGA
- the adhfe1 gene encoding hydroxyacid-oxoacid transhydrogenase, mitochondrial isoform X3, giving the protein MASSNIRYGEGVSREIGMDLQNLGARNVCLMTDRNLSHLPPVKAVLESLSKNGVKYKVYDNVRVEPTDTSFKEAISFAKKDSFDVFVAVGGGSVIDTCKAANLYACHPDADFLDFVNAPIGKGKPVTGALKPLIAVPTTAGTGSETTGVAIFDYEPLKAKTGIASRAIRPTLGIVDPTHTLSMPERVTANSGFDVLCHALESYTALPYNQRSPCPPNPINRPAYQGSNPISDVWSRHALNVVAKYMKRAVRDPEDLEARSSMHLASVFAGIGFGNAGVHLCHGMSYPIAGNVKTHSAMGYNVDHPLVPHGLSVVLTSPAVFNFTAPMCPERHLDAAEILGADIRQVKRADAGAVLADTLRQFLFELQVEDGLRAVGYNDDDIPALVKGTIPQERVTKLSPREHTEEDLTELFAASMKLY; this is encoded by the exons ATGGCGAGTTCCAACATCAGATATGGAGAAGGAGTCAGCAGAGAGATCGGCATG gaccttcagaacctTGGAGCCCGGAACGTCTGCCTGATGACAGACAGGAACTTGTCCCACCTCCCCCCCGTGAAGGCCGTCCTGGAGTCTCTGTCCAAGAACGGAGTCAAGTACAAAGTCTACGACAACGTGCGGGTGGAGCCCACTGACACCAG ttttaaaGAGGCCATTTCGTTTGCTAAAAAGGACTCGTTCGACGTGTTTGTGGCAGTGGGCGGCGGCTCTGTCATTGACACCTGTAAGGCAGCCAACCTGTACGCCTGTCACCCCGACGCTGACTTCCTGGACTTCGTCAACGCTCCGATCGGTAAAGGGAAGCCGGTCACTGGAGCTCTGAAGCCACTCATCGcag TTCCTACGACTGCAGGCACCGGCAGTGAGACCACCGGCGTCGCCATCTTTGACTACGAACCTCTGAAGGCAAAAACAG GTATTGCCAGCAGAGCCATCAGACCCACACTGGGCATCGTGGACCCAACGCACACACTGAGCATGCCCGAACGAGTCACCGCCAACAGTGGCTTTGACGTCCTCTG tCATGCTCTGGAGTCGTACACCGCCCTCCCCTACAACCAGAGGAGCCCCTGCCCCCCCAACCCCATCAACCGCCCCGCCTACCAGGGCAGCAACCCCATCAGTGACGTCTGGTCCCGCCACGCCCTCAACGTGGTTGCCAAGTACATGAAACG AGCGGTACGGGACCCTGAGGACCTGGAGGCACGGTCCAGCATGCACCTGGCCAGTGTTTTCGCTGGGATTGGGTTTGGAAACGCTGGAGTTCACCTGTG TCACGGGATGTCGTATCCAATCGCCGGGAACGTGAAGACTCACTCAGCCATGGGTTACAATGTGGACCACCCCCTGGTG cctcaTGGTCTCTCTGTCGTCCTCACGTCTCCGGCCGTCTTCAACTTCACCGCCCCAATGTGTCCAGAGCGTCACCTGGACGCTGCAGAGATCCTCG GTGCAGATATCCGGCAGGTGAAGCGGGCGGATGCCGGTGCAGTTCTGGCCGATACTCTGCGTCAGTTCCTGTttgagctgcaggtggaggacgGACTCAGAGCTGTGGGATACAACGACGACGACATCCCAGCTCTGGTCAAAGGAACCATCCCCCAG GAGCGGGTGACGAAGCTCTCTCCCAGAGAACACACTGAGGAGGATCTGACTGAACTGTTCGCTGCCTCCATGAAACTCTACTGA